One genomic window of Eriocheir sinensis breed Jianghai 21 chromosome 57, ASM2467909v1, whole genome shotgun sequence includes the following:
- the LOC126984680 gene encoding uncharacterized protein LOC126984680 isoform X4 produces MDLAFTGILVTYTPRSFSASVVDSGVFPMWYWCAGYPFTGSLATYTPRSFSASVVDSGVFPMWYWCAGYPFTGSLVTYTPRSFSASVVDSGVFPMWYWCAGYPFTGSLVTYTPRSFSASVVDSGVFPMWYWCAGYPFTGSLITYTPRSFSASVVDSGVFPMWYWCAGYPFTGSLVTYTPRSFSASVVDSGVFPMWYWCAGYPFTGSLVTYTPRSFSASVVDSGVFPMWYWCAGYPFTGSLVTYTPMSFSASVVDSGVFPMWYWCAGYPLPRCMTLYFSSLNCGSHFLFHFCNLVMLSCRKSAVKGIKSQASHITVNKY; encoded by the exons atggatttggccttcactggtatcctggtaacatacactcccaggtctttctctgcctctgtggtggatagtggagtgtttcccatgtggtattggtgtgctggatatcccttcactggtagcctggcaacatacactcccag gtctttctctgcctctgtggtggatagtggagtgtttcccatgtggtattggtgtgctggatatcccttcactggtagcctggtgacatacactcccaggtctttctctgcctctgtggtggatagtggagtgtttcccatgtggtattggtgtgctggatatcccttcactggtagcctggtaacatacactcccag gtctttctctgcctctgtggtggatagtggagtgtttcccatgtggtattggtgtgctggatatcccttcactggtagcctgataacatacactcccag gtctttctctgcctctgtggtggatagtggagtgtttcccatgtggtattggtgtgctggatatcccttcactggtagcctggtaacatacactcccaggtctttctctgcctctgtggtggatagtggagtgtttcccatgtggtattggtgtgctggatatcccttcactggtagcctggtaacatacactcccaggtctttctctgcctccgtggtggatagtggagtgtttcccatgtggtattggtgtgctggatatcccttcactggtagcctggtaacatacactcccatgtctttctctgcctctgtggtggatagtggagtgtttcccatgtggtattggtgtgctggatatcccctcccaaggtgcatgactttatatttttcttcattgaactgtggcagccactttttgttccatttctgtaacTTGGTGATgttgtcttgtaggaaatccgcagtcaaggggatAAAAAGCCAAGCTAGCCACATAACTGTTAATAAGTACTAA
- the LOC126984680 gene encoding uncharacterized protein LOC126984680 isoform X3 — MDLAFTGILVTYTPRSFSASVVDSGVFPMWYWCAGYPFTGSLVTYTPRSFSASVVDSGVFPMWYWCAGYPFTGSLVTYTPRSFSASVVDSGVFPMWYWCAGYPFTGSLITYTPRSFSASVVDSGVFPMWYWCAGYPFTGSLITYTPRSFSASVVDSGVFPMWYWCAGYPFTGSLVTYTPRSFSASVVDSGVFPMWYWCAGYPFTGSLVTYTPRSFSASVVDSGVFPMWYWCAGYPFTGSLVTYTPMSFSASVVDSGVFPMWYWCAGYPLPRCMTLYFSSLNCGSHFLFHFCNLVMLSCRKSAVKGIKSQASHITVNKY; from the exons atggatttggccttcactggtatcctggtaacatacactcccag gtctttctctgcctctgtggtggatagtggagtgtttcccatgtggtattggtgtgctggatatcccttcactggtagcctggtgacatacactcccaggtctttctctgcctctgtggtggatagtggagtgtttcccatgtggtattggtgtgctggatatcccttcactggtagcctggtaacatacactcccag gtctttctctgcctctgtggtggatagtggagtgtttcccatgtggtattggtgtgctggatatcccttcactggtagcctgataacatacactcccaggtctttctctgcctctgtggtggatagtggagtgtttcccatgtggtattggtgtgctggatatcccttcactggtagcctgataacatacactcccag gtctttctctgcctctgtggtggatagtggagtgtttcccatgtggtattggtgtgctggatatcccttcactggtagcctggtaacatacactcccaggtctttctctgcctctgtggtggatagtggagtgtttcccatgtggtattggtgtgctggatatcccttcactggtagcctggtaacatacactcccaggtctttctctgcctccgtggtggatagtggagtgtttcccatgtggtattggtgtgctggatatcccttcactggtagcctggtaacatacactcccatgtctttctctgcctctgtggtggatagtggagtgtttcccatgtggtattggtgtgctggatatcccctcccaaggtgcatgactttatatttttcttcattgaactgtggcagccactttttgttccatttctgtaacTTGGTGATgttgtcttgtaggaaatccgcagtcaaggggatAAAAAGCCAAGCTAGCCACATAACTGTTAATAAGTACTAA
- the LOC126984680 gene encoding uncharacterized protein LOC126984680 isoform X2, which translates to MDLAFTGILVTYTPRSFSASVVDSGVFPMWYWCAGYPFTGSLATYTPRSFSASVVDSGVFPMWYWCAGYPFTGSLVTYTPRSFSASVVDSGVFPMWYWCAGYPFTGSLITYTPRSFSASVVDSGVFPMWYWCAGYPFTGSLITYTPRSFSASVVDSGVFPMWYWCAGYPFTGSLVTYTPRSFSASVVDSGVFPMWYWCAGYPFTGSLVTYTPRSFSASVVDSGVFPMWYWCAGYPFTGSLVTYTPMSFSASVVDSGVFPMWYWCAGYPLPRCMTLYFSSLNCGSHFLFHFCNLVMLSCRKSAVKGIKSQASHITVNKY; encoded by the exons atggatttggccttcactggtatcctggtaacatacactcccaggtctttctctgcctctgtggtggatagtggagtgtttcccatgtggtattggtgtgctggatatcccttcactggtagcctggcaacatacactcccag gtctttctctgcctctgtggtggatagtggagtgtttcccatgtggtattggtgtgctggatatcccttcactggtagcctggtaacatacactcccag gtctttctctgcctctgtggtggatagtggagtgtttcccatgtggtattggtgtgctggatatcccttcactggtagcctgataacatacactcccaggtctttctctgcctctgtggtggatagtggagtgtttcccatgtggtattggtgtgctggatatcccttcactggtagcctgataacatacactcccag gtctttctctgcctctgtggtggatagtggagtgtttcccatgtggtattggtgtgctggatatcccttcactggtagcctggtaacatacactcccaggtctttctctgcctctgtggtggatagtggagtgtttcccatgtggtattggtgtgctggatatcccttcactggtagcctggtaacatacactcccaggtctttctctgcctccgtggtggatagtggagtgtttcccatgtggtattggtgtgctggatatcccttcactggtagcctggtaacatacactcccatgtctttctctgcctctgtggtggatagtggagtgtttcccatgtggtattggtgtgctggatatcccctcccaaggtgcatgactttatatttttcttcattgaactgtggcagccactttttgttccatttctgtaacTTGGTGATgttgtcttgtaggaaatccgcagtcaaggggatAAAAAGCCAAGCTAGCCACATAACTGTTAATAAGTACTAA
- the LOC126984680 gene encoding uncharacterized protein LOC126984680 isoform X1, producing the protein MDLAFTGILVTYTPRSFSASVVDSGVFPMWYWCAGYPFTGSLATYTPRSFSASVVDSGVFPMWYWCAGYPFTGSLVTYTPRSFSASVVDSGVFPMWYWCAGYPFTGSLVTYTPRSFSASVVDSGVFPMWYWCAGYPFTGSLITYTPRSFSASVVDSGVFPMWYWCAGYPFTGSLITYTPRSFSASVVDSGVFPMWYWCAGYPFTGSLVTYTPRSFSASVVDSGVFPMWYWCAGYPFTGSLVTYTPRSFSASVVDSGVFPMWYWCAGYPFTGSLVTYTPMSFSASVVDSGVFPMWYWCAGYPLPRCMTLYFSSLNCGSHFLFHFCNLVMLSCRKSAVKGIKSQASHITVNKY; encoded by the exons atggatttggccttcactggtatcctggtaacatacactcccaggtctttctctgcctctgtggtggatagtggagtgtttcccatgtggtattggtgtgctggatatcccttcactggtagcctggcaacatacactcccag gtctttctctgcctctgtggtggatagtggagtgtttcccatgtggtattggtgtgctggatatcccttcactggtagcctggtgacatacactcccaggtctttctctgcctctgtggtggatagtggagtgtttcccatgtggtattggtgtgctggatatcccttcactggtagcctggtaacatacactcccag gtctttctctgcctctgtggtggatagtggagtgtttcccatgtggtattggtgtgctggatatcccttcactggtagcctgataacatacactcccaggtctttctctgcctctgtggtggatagtggagtgtttcccatgtggtattggtgtgctggatatcccttcactggtagcctgataacatacactcccag gtctttctctgcctctgtggtggatagtggagtgtttcccatgtggtattggtgtgctggatatcccttcactggtagcctggtaacatacactcccaggtctttctctgcctctgtggtggatagtggagtgtttcccatgtggtattggtgtgctggatatcccttcactggtagcctggtaacatacactcccaggtctttctctgcctccgtggtggatagtggagtgtttcccatgtggtattggtgtgctggatatcccttcactggtagcctggtaacatacactcccatgtctttctctgcctctgtggtggatagtggagtgtttcccatgtggtattggtgtgctggatatcccctcccaaggtgcatgactttatatttttcttcattgaactgtggcagccactttttgttccatttctgtaacTTGGTGATgttgtcttgtaggaaatccgcagtcaaggggatAAAAAGCCAAGCTAGCCACATAACTGTTAATAAGTACTAA
- the LOC126984679 gene encoding beta-1,3-galactosyltransferase 5-like: MLMRVRRHPKLLGVVVGAAVASLCLVTLGMWWSGDDGPTPLPHHHRHALDGMNVSQFIDSPRQLILEPRRALEACGGGGGGGGKGKAGDGGVEVLLLVPSSPNNLAARSAVRESWGAYLPANWALVFYVGAVDRESVQKDLAAEAQAHQDIAQDVTFIDSYSNLTLKTLALLSWAHQACPTTSFVFKVDDDVYVNVPKLHGLVSCLNAAIWNVYKEKRRRGDSHSQDKNCEGVRSLVSYYTDAKNHRYESYVLAGYLYRDIKPYRDPTSKWYVPKTSFPREVLPPFLSGTAYLMSINIIPHLLNGARNTPAIALEDVYLTGLVASEQLKLRLSKLEGIDRFRPRWQSACAYKTTLTAHGFTPGELRGTTHMALAVANDACDGVFTRVGLALNRIVTSLFPRLPSSSSLLDSADVSVTI; encoded by the exons ATGCTGATGCGTGTACGGAGGCACCCTAAGCtactgggtgtggtggtgggggcggctgTCGCATCCCTGTGCCTGGTGACGCTGGGGATGTGGTGGAGTGGCGATGACGGCCCCACACCactgccacaccaccaccgccacgctcTTGATGGCATGAATGTCTCGCAGTTCATTGACAG CCCAAGACAGCTCATACTAGAACCGAGGAGAGCACTAGaggcctgtggtggtggtggtggtggtgggggaaagggtaaagctggtgatggtggtgtggaggtgttgttgttggtgcccTCCTCCCCAAACAACCTGGCAGCAAGGAGTGCCGTGAGGGAGAGCTGGGGGGCGTATCTCCCCGCCAACTGGGCCCTGGTGTTCTATGTGGGGGCTGTGGACAGGGAGAGTgtacag AAGGACCTCGCAGCAGAAGCACAGGCACATCAGGACATCGCTCAGGACGTCACCTTCATCGACAGCTACTCTAACCTCACCCTCAAGACACTCGCCCTCCTCTCCTGGGCCCACCAAGCCTGCCCCACCACCTCCTTTGTCTTCAAGGTCGACGACGACGTTTATGTAAATGTTCCCAAGCTTCACGGGCTTGTCTCGTGCCTCAACGCTGCGATATGGAATGTTTACAAGGAGAAGAGGCGCAGAGGGGACTCGCATTCTCAGGATAAGAATTGCGAGGGGGTAAGATCTCTCGTGAGTTACTACACTGATGCCAAAAATCATCGCTACGAGTCTTACGTCCTCGCTGGGTATCTCTACCGTGACATAAAGCCATACCGAGACCCCACGTCGAAATGGTACGTACCCAAGACGTCATTCCCTAGAGAGGTCCTTCCGCCATTTCTCTCTGGGACGGCATACCTAATGAGCATTAACATAATTCCCCATCTGCTCAACGGCGCACGAAACACACCTGCGATTGCTCTGGAGGATGTGTACCTGACTGGACTAGTGGCAAGCGAGCAGTTAAAATTACGTCTTAGCAAACTTGAGGGCATCGACAGGTTCCGACCCCGATGGCAGAGTGCGTGCGCCTACAAGACCACCCTCACCGCGCACGGCTTCACCCCCGGAGAGTTACGAGGCACCACGCACATGGCTCTTGCGGTTGCCAACGATGCGTGCGATGGGGTGTTTACGAGAGTCGGTCTGGCCCTGAATCGAATTGTTACGTCGCTCttccctcgtctcccttcctcgtcGAGTTTGCTGGATTCGGCCGATGTTAGTGTTACGATCTGA